A genome region from Triticum aestivum cultivar Chinese Spring chromosome 2B, IWGSC CS RefSeq v2.1, whole genome shotgun sequence includes the following:
- the LOC123040311 gene encoding proline-rich protein 4-like gives MAAPRALVLGVLLLIAVSNTEAASVVVGMAKCADCTRKNMKAEEAFKGLQVAIKCKSVHGDYESKAVGALDRTGAFSVPLAADLHGADCVAQLHSAASNMPCLGQEPSKIAPVSEGTTFGVVAGAKTNVLASPECASATLLGPIKKHIIEHFHHKKPVPPKPEPKPQPHPDYGPVPKPEPKPQPHPDYHPIPPTPTYGGGGGGGGYHGHH, from the exons ATGGCAGCTCCGAGAGCACTCGTCCTCGGCGTCCTGCTGCTGATCGCCGTCTCCAACACCGAGGCGGCGTCCGTCGTCGTCGGCATGGCCAAGTGCGCCGACTGCACCAGGAAGAACATGAAGGCCGAGGAAGCCTTCAAGG GTCTTCAGGTGGCGATCAAGTGCAAGAGCGTCCACGGCGACTACGAGAGCAAGGCGGTGGGTGCCCTCGACCGCACCGGCGCCTTCAGCGTGCCCCTGGCCGCCGACCTCCACGGTGCCGACTGCGTCGCTCAGCTCCACAGCGCTGCCTCCAACATGCCGTGCCTCGGCCAGGAGCCATCCAAGATCGCGCCGGTGTCCGAGGGCACCACCTTCGGCGTTGTCGCCGGCGCCAAGACCAACGTGTTGGCATCGCCAGAGTGTGCGTCGGCGACCCTGCTCGGGCCGATCAAGAAGCACATCATCGAGCACTTCCACCACAAGAAGCCCGTGCCACCGAAGCCGGAGCCCAAGCCCCAGCCCCACCCAGACTACGGCCCGGTACCCAAGCCTGAGCCGAAGCCGCAGCCCCACCCGGACTACCACCCCATCCCTCCCACGcccacctacggcggcggcggcggtggcggtggatacCACGGACACCACTAA